The window AGTCCAGCACGCTTTAAATATCTATCATCTACAGAAAAACCCAATGGCTTTACCAAATGGAGTTTTGCTCCTGTAGCAGCACATGTCCTTACTATATTCCCTGTATTTTGCGGTATTTCAGGCTCAACCAAAACTATATTCACTGACAAATTACAACCTCCAGACATTAATGGCATTTCACATTATTTCATTATTATACCACAAGTAAGGCATGAATGAAAAATCACTTTCTGGACATGGACAAAATCGCTTGCGATTTTGTCCACCTAAATGTTGTCGTGAGAAATCGTGGTGTGCATGCACCACAATTCCTAGGCATCAAAAAAAGATGGTTTGGAAAACCACCTTTAATAGACTTACAGTATTATTTGGGCTATTTTATTGTTCCTCAACCGCCAAATCAATCTCAAAAGCTTTTCCGTCCGCCAGCATCAGCGGTATGCAAACTGTTTTAAGCTTACTGTTTGATATTTGTAAGTTTTCTCCAAATAAACATGTGGGTGGGGTTATGTCTATATTAAGACCTTTATTATACAAAATTGTAGCAGTATTTCCCAGTATCATATTCGTAAGCTCCGAAAGTGCACTCTTTGATATTTCATCCAGCTCTGGTACTGGCATACCGCCCATCATGCTTGATGCTATCGACAGACCTACATCCATGGTCATGGAAAACATTGCCTGCCCTCTGATCTGCCCGGTCAATCCTACGATAATTATTATCGAATTGCTCCTGTATGGAGACTCCTTAAGATACACCTTCCCAAGCTTGGCATCAATCCCTGCTATTTGTTTTAATACCGTTTGACTAGCTTCAATAAATGGGTTTATATACTCAATATTCATGTATAAAATCCCGCCCTTTTTGTATAATTTATTAATAATATCAGTGAGGTAGCGTAATTATTGACATTTGCCAAGGAGATGGAAAATGAAAATAAAAAAATCAAGTGTAATTGTAAAATTGGGAATACCAGAAAATTTAAAGACAAAATAGCTCTTTAAGATGATATATCATATATTTTATATTCTATGAAAATTAATAAAATCCTTCTTAAATTTAAAATTTTTTCATATCAAATATTAAAATTGGCTTAATAAAAGCTTTGGTAACACTATGCTATTCAAAAGCCCTATTAAGCCTTAAAAAATTTAAACTTATTTAACATCTAGAAAATATCACCTTTTTGCTTTCGGAGTAAATGCAACAGACATTATATAGCCGAAAAACACAGCTGCTGTTATTCCTGCAGCTGCAGCCCTTATTCCACCTGTAAACGCTCCTAACAATCCATATTGGTCTACATCTTTGATTGCACCCTTTGCAAGGCTATGCCCAAAGCCTGTAAGTGGTACCGTTGCTCCTGCTCCCCCAACATCTACCACCTTTTGATAAATACCTAAGGCGGAGAGAATAGTGCCCGCAGTAACAAATATTACTAAAATCCTTGCAGGAGTGAGCTTGGTTTTATCTATAAGAAGCTGCCCAACCGCACATATGAATCCTCCAATTATAAATGCATTTAAATATGCCAGCATCAAATCACCTCATTCGAACTTATTCTGTATTGATATTCCATGTGCTATACATGGGATGGATTCCCCCTGTTGAGCACTGGTTGAACTAAGCAAAGCCCCTGTTCCAACAAATAAAACATTATTGAATTTTCCTTTTTTCATTTCCTGGTACAAATAGCCTGCCAAAGTCACGGCAGAGCATCCGCATCCGCTTCCCCCGGAATGTGTGTCCTGTTTTGCAGAGTCATACACCATCATACCGCAATCGGAATAAACATTTTTAATATCGTATCCCTGCCTGCTTACAAGCTCTTCGCACAATTCCTTACCGAAGCTTCCAAGATCTCCTGTTACTATGAGGTCATAATCCGATGGAGACAATCCCGTGTCTTTAAAGTGCGTTACTATTGTGTCGGCCGCTGCCGGAGCCATTGCCGCCCCCATATTGTTCGAATCCTTAATACCCATATCAACCACTTTTCCTGTAGTAACATAAGTGATATAAGGCCCGATTCCCTGGTTTGAAAGCATAACACCGCCTGACCCTGTTACAGTCCATTGTGCTGTGGGAGGCCTTTGGGATCCCAACTCCAAAGGGAATCTGAACTGCTTTTCTGCAGAACAAAAGTGGCTTGATGTTATGCAAATAATATTATCCGCAAATCCTCCATTAATAAGCATAGCACCCAAGCTGGCAGACTCCGCCATTGTGGAGCATGCCCCGTATAGTCCAAAGAGAGATACTCCTGAATCCCTTACTGCAAAACTTGTTGCAATACATTGATTAAGTAAATCTCCCGCTAAAACATAATTAACATCATCCACTGTCTTACCTGACTTATTTATAATTTTACTGACAGTCTCTTTCATTAGCTTACTTTCTGCCTTTTCCCAGCTTTTCTCGCCCCACATTTCATCTTCAATAATCAAGTCATAATAGAGTCCCAGAGGCCCTTGCCCCTCCTTGGGGCCCACAATTGAGGCAGTAGATATAATACTGATAGGACTGTCTATTTTAATTGTTTGTTTTCCTTTTCGCTTTGTCGGCATAAATCTCCTTTCAGTTGTGATCTGCTACTTAAATCCACTTCTAAAACTTGACTAAATAGTGCAGTATCCCAACCAACACTGATGCAGATATCCCATACACAAGCACAGGACCTGCTATAAAAAACATTCTTGCTCCAACTCCGGTGACAAAACCTTCGCTTTTAAATTCCATGGCCGGAGATACAATGGAATTGGCAAAACCGGTGATAGGAACAATAGATCCTGCACCTGCAAATCTTCCTATATCATCATAAATATTTATACCTGTCAAAAATGCTCCAATCAATATCATAATCAATACAGTCACATTTCCGGCCGTATCCTTATCCAATCCCTGTGTCATAAGTGCATTATTGATAAACTGCCCAACGACACATATCAAGCCTCCTACAGCATAAGCCCTCAGTGTATTTCTTGCCAGCTTTGATTTAGGAGACTTCTTTTCAACATAGTCCAGGTACTCCTTATTGGTAAATAGTTTTTGCATAATTCCTCCAATTAACAAAAATTAGATCGTGAGAAATTATGGTTTGGAATACACCATAATTTCCTAGACATTAAAAAACAAATTTAAAACGAAAATATAAACCCCTTTTGTAGGTATCTTGTCTATATTTTGGTTTAAACTTATCAATCCAAAAGCAATTATAAGTATTATTAAAATCAATAAAATAAGCAGCAGTGCAATTTTATTTCTTTGAAAAATTTCGTACATACAATCCACTCCATTTAACAGGGTTATGCAACTTACATGAAAATGCCATATAAGTTTATTCTTAATTCACAATCCTATTATGGATTATTTTTTGTATTTTATGTATCCTTTTGTTTTTATAGTTGCCACTTTTTGTATTATAGCAGGCATATGTTATGTTTTTGTTGTTTTTGGAATTATTTTAAAAATGTTAATTTGATTTTATCTTTTCCCTTATATCTTCTAAAATTCTCTTTTCTATCCTCGATACCTGAACCTGGGATATTCCCATGATTTTGGCAATCTGCATCTGGGTCTTCTCCTTGAAATACCTAAGTACAATAATTTGCCTTTCCCTTGGCTTCAAGGTTTTCAATACTTCCCTAATGGCGATTTTATCTATTATATCCACCTCTTTGCTGTCTGCCTCACCATCAATCCTATCAATAAGGTATATAGGTGAGTTATCTCCTTCGCATACCGTACTGTACAGCGATTCAGGAGAACTTCCGGCGTCCATGGCAAGCACAAGCTCTTCAGCCGATATACTCAAGTGCTCTGCAATTTCGCATACACTAGGCTCTCTTCCCATTTCCTTACTAAGGATTTCTTTAGCCACTCTTGCTTTATTTGATATTTCTTTTAACGATCTGCTCACCTTAATAATTCCATCGTCCCTGATAAACCTTTTAATTTCACCTATAATCATAGGTACGGCATATGTAGAAAACTTAACTTCAAAGGACTCGTCAAATTTCTGAATTGCTTTGATAAGGCCAATGCTGCCTATTTGAAACAAGTCATCGGTCTCATAGCCCCTGTTTTGAAACCTCTTTATTACACTCCATATTAATCCTATGTTTTTCTCCACCAGATAGGATTGAGCAACTTTATCGCCGCTTTTCGCCCTTTTTATCAAATCAAGCAAGTTATCATCCAAAATTGCGCTCATATTTTTCCCTATAGATAAACAAATTTACTTATTTTAAATTGTAAAATGTCTACCATGATACCTTTCGTAAGTGTACAAACATTAAATGAAAGCGTATAAGCTATATCGATATTGCTATTATTGTTATTATTGTCACATTTTTACATTGTTATGCAAAAATTTTTTATTTTTTTTGTAAACCTAGCTTTTTAAACATTTTTACAGTAGTACCCTTTCCATACTCCGATATTATTTCCAATTCATCCATAAAGTTTTCCATTATAGTAAAACCCATACCGGATCTCTCGAGATCAGGCTTGGAGGTAAACATAGGCTGTCTTGCCTTTTCCACATCATCAATTCCCCTACCGTCGTCAACCACTACTATCTCAACCGCTGATTCATATAAAACACAGCTCATTTTCACCATTCCTCTATTATCCTCGTAGCCGTGAATAACTGCGTTTGTAACTGCTTCGGATACTGCTGTTTTTATATCTGCAATTTCCTCCAGGGTTGGATCCAACTGAGAAACAAATGCTGCTGCCACAACTCTGGCAAATGCTTCATTGCTAGATTTACTTAAAAACTCAAGTTTAAACTCATTTATAATCTCCATTATTTGATTTCCCCTTTATGTTTTTAGATATACCAGCTTGACTGCTAAAACTATTAGCTTCCGATGGCTTCATCGATATTATCATATATCGGAATGAGTTTTACAACCCCTGACATTTCGAATATTCTTCTTATTTGTTCGTTGGCCTTTATTATTGAGGTCTTTCCATTAAGCTTGCTTATGTTTTTATACCTTCCCATAACCACACCTATGCCTGAGCTATCCATAAAGCCTACTTTTGAGAAATCAAACACTATATTTTTTGTAGACGATTTAATCATCTCACCATCAATTTTATCTCTTATATAGTCAGCAGTATGGTGATCCATTTCTCCAATAATACTGGCAATCAAAGTATTTCCCTTATTTACAAACTTAACTTTCAAAATCATCTCTTCCTTTCGCACTTTTATATTAATGAATTTTAATAAAAATCTACAATGATTTTTACAATAATCACTTATTCTATATTTCCCATATAACTCCTTCAATTGGTAAAAATTATAGTGTGGAAAACACCATTATTTCTTAGACATAAAAAAAGACCAGCCATTATTTCATGACTAATCCCTTTACATGCGTAATAAACTTTTATATTAAGCAAACATATATCAGTACTCAAACTCTTTGAATCCGGATTGTATAAGCTCTACCAGCTCGTGTACAGCAAAGTCCTCATCCTCACCCTCTGCTCCGATCACTACTGTAGTGCCCTTTGGAATAGCTAAAGACATTAATCCCATTATACTTTTTGCATTCACTTTTTTGTTCTCTTTTATCAGCCATATGTTAGATGTAAACTTTCCGGCTGTCTGAACAAAAATAGCGGCAGGTCTGGCATGAAGACCAATTGGATTAGTTATTTCAACTGTCTTTTCAACCATCTAACAATCCCCTTTCATTCGCCTAAGATCTTCTGCAATCATTTCAAGCTTCCGCAGTCTATGGTTTACTCCAGATTTACCAACAGGAGGGCATAAATATTCTCCCAATTCCTTCAGGTTTGCATCACAATATTTGAGCCTTAGCTCAGCAATTTCCCTAAGACTATCCGATAAATTATCAAATCCCATATGTTCTTCTATATATTTAATGTTCTCTATCTGTCTCACAGAGGCATTTACGGTCTTTTCCAAGTTTGCCGTTTCACAATTAACTATGCGGTTC is drawn from Pseudobacteroides sp. and contains these coding sequences:
- a CDS encoding chemotaxis protein CheX, which produces MNIEYINPFIEASQTVLKQIAGIDAKLGKVYLKESPYRSNSIIIIVGLTGQIRGQAMFSMTMDVGLSIASSMMGGMPVPELDEISKSALSELTNMILGNTATILYNKGLNIDITPPTCLFGENLQISNSKLKTVCIPLMLADGKAFEIDLAVEEQ
- the spoVAE gene encoding stage V sporulation protein AE → MAYLNAFIIGGFICAVGQLLIDKTKLTPARILVIFVTAGTILSALGIYQKVVDVGGAGATVPLTGFGHSLAKGAIKDVDQYGLLGAFTGGIRAAAAGITAAVFFGYIMSVAFTPKAKR
- the spoVAD gene encoding stage V sporulation protein AD; this encodes MPTKRKGKQTIKIDSPISIISTASIVGPKEGQGPLGLYYDLIIEDEMWGEKSWEKAESKLMKETVSKIINKSGKTVDDVNYVLAGDLLNQCIATSFAVRDSGVSLFGLYGACSTMAESASLGAMLINGGFADNIICITSSHFCSAEKQFRFPLELGSQRPPTAQWTVTGSGGVMLSNQGIGPYITYVTTGKVVDMGIKDSNNMGAAMAPAAADTIVTHFKDTGLSPSDYDLIVTGDLGSFGKELCEELVSRQGYDIKNVYSDCGMMVYDSAKQDTHSGGSGCGCSAVTLAGYLYQEMKKGKFNNVLFVGTGALLSSTSAQQGESIPCIAHGISIQNKFE
- the spoVAC gene encoding stage V sporulation protein AC — encoded protein: MQKLFTNKEYLDYVEKKSPKSKLARNTLRAYAVGGLICVVGQFINNALMTQGLDKDTAGNVTVLIMILIGAFLTGINIYDDIGRFAGAGSIVPITGFANSIVSPAMEFKSEGFVTGVGARMFFIAGPVLVYGISASVLVGILHYLVKF
- the sigF gene encoding RNA polymerase sporulation sigma factor SigF, whose amino-acid sequence is MSAILDDNLLDLIKRAKSGDKVAQSYLVEKNIGLIWSVIKRFQNRGYETDDLFQIGSIGLIKAIQKFDESFEVKFSTYAVPMIIGEIKRFIRDDGIIKVSRSLKEISNKARVAKEILSKEMGREPSVCEIAEHLSISAEELVLAMDAGSSPESLYSTVCEGDNSPIYLIDRIDGEADSKEVDIIDKIAIREVLKTLKPRERQIIVLRYFKEKTQMQIAKIMGISQVQVSRIEKRILEDIREKIKSN
- the spoIIAB gene encoding anti-sigma F factor gives rise to the protein MEIINEFKLEFLSKSSNEAFARVVAAAFVSQLDPTLEEIADIKTAVSEAVTNAVIHGYEDNRGMVKMSCVLYESAVEIVVVDDGRGIDDVEKARQPMFTSKPDLERSGMGFTIMENFMDELEIISEYGKGTTVKMFKKLGLQKK
- the spoIIAA gene encoding anti-sigma F factor antagonist, which translates into the protein MILKVKFVNKGNTLIASIIGEMDHHTADYIRDKIDGEMIKSSTKNIVFDFSKVGFMDSSGIGVVMGRYKNISKLNGKTSIIKANEQIRRIFEMSGVVKLIPIYDNIDEAIGS
- a CDS encoding HPr family phosphocarrier protein, with translation MVEKTVEITNPIGLHARPAAIFVQTAGKFTSNIWLIKENKKVNAKSIMGLMSLAIPKGTTVVIGAEGEDEDFAVHELVELIQSGFKEFEY